A window from Mycolicibacterium tokaiense encodes these proteins:
- the pstA gene encoding phosphate ABC transporter permease PstA, translated as MTSTLDRPLKSPTFQAVSGRRKFTNNLATVLVTASVLVAVVPLVWVLWTVIAKGIGAVTSSTWWLNSQSGMTAFAPGGGAYHAIVGSLLQALVCAIISIPIGVFVGIYLVEYGGGTRLGKITTFMVDILTGVPSIVAALFIYALWVATLGFERSGLAVSLALVLLMIPVIVRSTEEMLRIVPMDLREASYALGVPKWKTISAIVIPTALSGIVTGILLSLARVMGETAPLLILVGYAQAINFDMFGGFMGSLPGMMYDQVSAGAGANPVPTDRLWGAAFTLIVVIAALNVGARFIAKFFAPKKV; from the coding sequence ATGACCTCGACTCTCGATCGGCCGCTGAAGTCGCCGACGTTCCAGGCCGTGAGCGGCCGCCGCAAATTCACCAACAACCTGGCCACCGTCCTGGTGACGGCCTCGGTGCTGGTGGCCGTGGTGCCGCTGGTCTGGGTGCTGTGGACCGTGATCGCCAAGGGCATCGGCGCGGTGACCTCCAGCACCTGGTGGCTGAATTCGCAGTCCGGCATGACCGCGTTCGCACCCGGTGGCGGTGCCTACCACGCGATCGTGGGTTCGCTGCTGCAGGCCCTGGTCTGCGCCATCATCTCGATTCCGATCGGCGTGTTCGTCGGGATCTACCTGGTGGAGTACGGCGGCGGGACCCGATTGGGCAAGATCACCACCTTCATGGTCGACATCCTGACCGGCGTGCCGTCCATCGTGGCCGCGCTGTTCATCTATGCCCTGTGGGTGGCCACGCTCGGTTTCGAGCGTTCCGGTCTTGCGGTGTCACTGGCTCTGGTGCTGCTGATGATTCCGGTGATCGTGCGCTCCACCGAGGAGATGCTGCGCATCGTCCCGATGGACCTGCGGGAAGCCAGCTACGCGCTGGGGGTGCCGAAGTGGAAGACCATCTCGGCCATTGTCATTCCGACCGCGCTGTCGGGCATCGTCACCGGCATTCTGCTGTCCCTGGCCCGTGTCATGGGTGAGACGGCGCCGCTGCTGATCCTGGTGGGCTACGCCCAGGCGATCAACTTCGACATGTTCGGCGGGTTCATGGGCTCGCTGCCCGGCATGATGTACGACCAGGTTTCCGCCGGCGCCGGCGCCAATCCTGTTCCCACGGACCGGCTCTGGGGTGCGGCCTTCACGCTGATCGTCGTCATCGCCGCGCTCAACGTGGGCGCCCGCTTCATCGCCAAGTTCTTTGCCCCGAAAAAGGTCTAG
- the pstB gene encoding phosphate ABC transporter ATP-binding protein PstB: protein MAKRLDLKDVNIYYGSFHAVQNVSLAVPPRSVTAFIGPSGCGKSTVLRTLNRMHEVIPGAYVKGSVLLDGDDIYGSGVDPVGVRKTIGMVFQRPNPFPTMSIRDNVVAGLKLQGVRNKKTLDETAERSLKGANLWNEVKDRLDKPGGGLSGGQQQRLCIARAIAVQPDVLLMDEPCSALDPISTLAIEDLISELKQDFTIVIVTHNMQQAARVSDQTAFFNLEATGKPGQLIEVDDTEKIFSNPTQKATEDYISGRFG from the coding sequence ATGGCCAAGCGTCTCGACCTCAAAGACGTCAACATCTACTACGGCTCGTTCCACGCCGTGCAGAACGTGTCGCTGGCGGTGCCGCCGCGCAGCGTGACCGCGTTCATCGGCCCGTCGGGCTGTGGCAAGTCCACGGTGCTGCGCACGCTGAACCGGATGCACGAGGTGATCCCGGGCGCCTACGTCAAGGGCTCGGTGCTGCTCGACGGCGACGACATCTACGGCTCCGGCGTCGACCCGGTGGGGGTGCGCAAGACCATCGGCATGGTGTTCCAGCGGCCGAACCCGTTCCCCACCATGTCGATTCGTGACAACGTGGTGGCCGGGCTGAAGCTGCAGGGTGTCCGCAACAAGAAGACCCTGGACGAGACCGCGGAGCGCTCCCTCAAGGGCGCCAACCTGTGGAACGAGGTCAAGGACCGCCTCGACAAGCCCGGTGGCGGCCTGTCCGGCGGTCAGCAGCAGCGCCTGTGCATCGCCCGCGCCATCGCGGTGCAACCCGATGTGCTGCTGATGGACGAGCCCTGCTCGGCCCTGGACCCGATCTCCACCCTGGCCATCGAGGACCTGATCTCCGAACTCAAGCAGGACTTCACCATCGTCATCGTGACGCACAACATGCAGCAGGCAGCGCGCGTCAGTGATCAAACGGCGTTCTTCAACCTGGAGGCCACCGGCAAGCCCGGCCAGCTCATCGAGGTCGACGACACCGAGAAGATCTTCTCCAACCCCACCCAGAAGGCCACCGAGGACTACATCTCGGGACGCTTCGGGTAA
- the phoU gene encoding phosphate signaling complex protein PhoU yields the protein MRTAYQEQLASLAAQLGEMCRLAGVAMERATQSLLQADLVLAEQVISDHDQISTLSAQAEERAFHILALQAPVAGDLRAIVGSIQIVADIDRMGALALHVAKIARRRHPQHALPEEVNGYFAEMGRVAVELGHSAQEVLRTGDPEKAARIREEDDAMDDLHKHLFTVLMDREWRHGVAAAVDVTLLGRFYERFADHAVEIARRVIFQTTGELPVDNDLYSTH from the coding sequence ATGCGTACCGCTTATCAGGAGCAGCTTGCTTCGCTGGCCGCGCAACTCGGTGAGATGTGCCGTCTGGCCGGAGTTGCGATGGAACGAGCCACCCAATCTCTGCTGCAGGCCGACCTCGTGCTCGCCGAGCAGGTGATCAGCGACCACGATCAGATCTCCACACTCAGCGCCCAGGCCGAGGAGCGCGCCTTCCACATCCTGGCCCTGCAGGCCCCGGTCGCCGGTGATCTGCGCGCCATCGTCGGCTCCATCCAGATCGTCGCCGACATCGACCGGATGGGCGCACTGGCTCTGCACGTCGCCAAGATCGCCCGCCGCCGTCACCCGCAGCACGCGCTGCCCGAAGAGGTCAACGGCTACTTCGCCGAGATGGGCCGGGTGGCGGTCGAACTCGGGCACAGCGCCCAAGAGGTGCTGCGGACCGGCGACCCCGAGAAGGCCGCCCGCATCCGTGAAGAAGACGACGCGATGGACGACCTGCACAAGCACCTCTTCACCGTGCTGATGGACCGTGAATGGCGCCACGGCGTGGCCGCGGCCGTGGACGTGACCCTGCTGGGCCGGTTCTACGAGCGTTTCGCCGATCATGCCGTCGAGATCGCCCGCCGGGTGATCTTCCAGACCACCGGCGAACTGCCCGTCGACAACGACCTGTACTCGACGCACTGA
- a CDS encoding LCP family protein, translating to MSDGDNATPGQHRASEPDGDNEWLTRSSQPTPAAAPWERAADPLPDEPDDDSGDDDSRDVPPGAVTVADLFAKLTGDVPAALQRAHTPSEQPADAGAAPPTAPTMSAYASEIPDLDSAEQTAVLPVISDDDRLPALRAGTDLALPDDASAAPPKRRRRAALVAGRVAAALVAIMALVVTGAAWQWNSTKNNNLNNVAALDLDSRDIVDPNAQFGDENFLIVGTDSRFGVNGEMGAGTTEDAGGTRSDTVMLVNIPANRERVVAVSFPRDLAITPMECEPWNPETGEYGPLYDEDTGTYGPDTWYTETKLNSAYAYGGPKCLVKVIQKISGLSVNRFMAVDFAGFEKMVDALGGVEVCSPTPLEDYELGTVLATPGRQVVNGDTALNYVRARQVKTEFNGDYGRIKRQQLFLSSLLRSLISKETFFSLKKLNNVVNTFIADSYVDNIGTKDLVDLGQSLQGIAAGRITFITVPTTGYADDYGNEQPRTDDIKALFSAIINDSPLPGENDQNETTTPVTSSEIAAMAPTTETAAPAEPSTQMVDAVTLDAGDVSVHVSNSTGQTGLGSSASAGFQQYGFTVDSPDDHPVALDRTTVMYSPGNEQAAATVASALGVPAVESVTGLGDTVNVVLGSDFMSVGSPEPAGSSVSMEVTEDAGAGAAAELPEDLTVTNGADTTCE from the coding sequence ATGAGTGACGGCGACAACGCCACTCCTGGCCAGCACCGCGCCAGCGAGCCTGACGGGGACAATGAGTGGCTTACCCGATCGTCGCAGCCGACGCCAGCCGCCGCGCCGTGGGAGCGCGCAGCTGATCCGCTGCCCGACGAACCAGACGATGATTCCGGTGACGATGATTCCCGTGACGTGCCCCCGGGTGCTGTCACCGTCGCAGACCTCTTCGCCAAACTGACCGGCGACGTCCCCGCCGCGCTCCAGCGCGCCCACACCCCGTCCGAACAGCCCGCTGACGCCGGCGCCGCCCCCCCGACCGCACCGACCATGTCGGCGTACGCCTCGGAGATCCCCGACCTCGATTCCGCCGAGCAGACCGCGGTGCTGCCCGTGATCTCCGACGACGACCGCCTGCCCGCCCTGCGGGCGGGGACCGACCTCGCGCTGCCGGACGACGCATCCGCCGCACCCCCGAAACGCCGTCGCCGCGCCGCGCTGGTGGCGGGCCGCGTCGCCGCTGCCCTCGTCGCCATCATGGCGCTGGTGGTCACCGGCGCGGCCTGGCAGTGGAACTCGACCAAGAACAACAACCTCAACAACGTCGCTGCGCTTGATCTCGACTCCCGCGACATCGTGGACCCCAATGCGCAGTTCGGCGACGAGAACTTCCTGATCGTCGGCACCGACAGCCGCTTCGGCGTCAACGGTGAGATGGGCGCGGGTACCACCGAGGACGCCGGCGGCACCCGCTCGGACACCGTGATGCTGGTGAACATCCCGGCCAACCGCGAGCGGGTGGTGGCGGTGTCGTTCCCCCGTGACCTCGCCATCACGCCGATGGAATGCGAGCCGTGGAATCCCGAGACCGGTGAGTACGGCCCGCTCTACGACGAGGACACCGGCACCTACGGGCCCGACACCTGGTACACCGAGACCAAGCTGAACTCGGCCTACGCCTATGGCGGGCCGAAGTGCCTGGTCAAGGTGATCCAGAAGATCTCCGGGCTGTCCGTCAACCGTTTCATGGCCGTCGACTTCGCCGGCTTCGAGAAGATGGTCGACGCCCTCGGCGGTGTGGAGGTCTGCTCCCCCACCCCGCTGGAGGACTACGAACTGGGCACCGTCCTGGCCACCCCTGGCCGTCAGGTGGTCAACGGGGACACCGCGTTGAACTACGTGCGGGCCCGGCAGGTCAAGACCGAGTTCAACGGCGACTACGGCCGCATCAAGCGCCAGCAGCTGTTCCTGTCGTCGCTGTTGCGCTCGCTGATCTCCAAGGAGACCTTCTTCTCCCTCAAGAAGCTCAACAACGTGGTCAACACCTTCATCGCCGACAGCTACGTCGACAACATCGGCACCAAGGACCTGGTGGACCTCGGCCAGTCGCTGCAGGGCATCGCCGCCGGCCGCATCACCTTCATCACCGTCCCCACCACCGGGTACGCCGACGACTACGGCAACGAGCAGCCCCGAACCGACGACATCAAGGCCCTCTTCAGCGCCATCATCAACGACTCACCACTGCCCGGTGAGAACGACCAGAATGAGACCACCACCCCGGTGACCTCCAGCGAGATCGCCGCGATGGCTCCGACCACCGAAACCGCGGCACCCGCGGAACCCTCCACACAGATGGTCGACGCGGTGACTCTGGACGCGGGCGACGTCAGCGTCCACGTCTCGAATTCGACCGGCCAGACCGGGCTGGGATCCTCGGCCAGCGCCGGATTCCAGCAGTACGGGTTCACCGTCGATTCCCCGGATGATCATCCGGTGGCCCTGGACCGCACCACGGTGATGTACTCCCCCGGCAACGAGCAGGCCGCCGCCACCGTCGCGTCGGCGCTCGGTGTCCCGGCGGTGGAGTCGGTGACCGGACTCGGTGACACCGTGAACGTGGTGCTGGGCTCCGACTTCATGTCTGTGGGCTCGCCCGAGCCTGCCGGCTCATCGGTGAGCATGGAGGTCACCGAGGACGCCGGCGCCGGTGCCGCGGCAGAACTGCCCGAGGATCTCACCGTCACCAACGGCGCCGACACCACGTGTGAGTAG
- the dusB gene encoding tRNA dihydrouridine synthase DusB, translating into MRIGPFALPSPVVLAPMAGVTNVAFRTLCRELELARMGTVSGLYVCEMVTARALYERHPVTMHMTTFAPQESPRSLQLYTVDPHYTYEAARMVVQENLADHIDMNFGCPVPKVTRRGGGAALPYKRRLFGQIVAAAVKATEGTDVPVTVKFRIGIDDEHHTHLDAGRIAAAEGAAAVALHARTASQRYSGSADWSQIARLKEHVSGIPVLGNGDIFYAEDAVRMMDETGCDGVVIGRGCLGRPWLFAELSAAFAGTPIPTPPTLGEVADIIRRHGELLSEHFGEDKGMRDIRKHVAWYLHGFPVGSDLRRALALVKTRAELDTLLSGLDADVPFPPAAEGPRGRQGSPGSVTLPEGWLDDPDDCTVPAGADAMHSGG; encoded by the coding sequence CTGCGGATCGGGCCCTTCGCATTGCCGTCCCCCGTCGTACTGGCGCCGATGGCCGGCGTGACGAACGTCGCGTTCCGCACCCTGTGCCGCGAACTGGAACTCGCCCGCATGGGCACCGTCAGCGGACTGTACGTCTGCGAGATGGTCACCGCCCGCGCCCTGTACGAGCGCCACCCCGTCACCATGCACATGACGACGTTCGCGCCGCAGGAATCACCGCGCTCGCTGCAGCTCTACACCGTGGACCCCCACTACACCTACGAAGCGGCCCGCATGGTGGTGCAGGAGAACCTCGCCGACCACATCGACATGAACTTCGGTTGCCCGGTGCCCAAGGTCACGCGCCGCGGCGGGGGCGCGGCCCTGCCCTACAAACGACGGCTCTTCGGCCAGATCGTGGCCGCTGCCGTCAAGGCCACCGAGGGCACGGACGTCCCCGTCACCGTGAAGTTCCGCATCGGCATCGACGACGAGCACCACACCCACCTCGACGCGGGCCGCATCGCCGCCGCCGAGGGCGCCGCCGCGGTGGCACTGCACGCCCGCACCGCGTCGCAGCGATACTCCGGCAGCGCGGACTGGTCGCAGATCGCCCGGCTCAAGGAGCACGTGAGCGGCATTCCGGTGCTGGGCAACGGCGACATCTTCTACGCCGAGGACGCCGTGCGCATGATGGACGAAACGGGCTGCGACGGCGTGGTGATCGGCCGGGGATGCCTCGGCAGACCCTGGCTGTTCGCCGAGCTGTCCGCGGCCTTCGCGGGCACCCCGATCCCGACACCACCCACGCTCGGCGAGGTCGCCGACATCATCCGGCGCCACGGGGAGCTGCTGTCCGAGCACTTCGGCGAAGACAAGGGCATGCGCGACATCCGCAAGCACGTGGCCTGGTATCTGCACGGCTTCCCGGTCGGTTCCGATCTCCGTCGCGCCCTGGCGCTGGTCAAGACCCGTGCCGAACTGGACACCCTGCTGTCGGGACTGGACGCCGACGTGCCGTTCCCCCCGGCGGCCGAAGGTCCACGCGGCCGGCAGGGCTCACCGGGTTCGGTCACGCTGCCCGAGGGCTGGCTCGACGACCCCGATGACTGCACGGTGCCCGCCGGGGCCGATGCCATGCATTCCGGAGGCTGA
- a CDS encoding acyl-ACP desaturase, whose translation MSQDLTDLQLLHELEPVVEQKINRHMAMRKDWNPHDYIPWQEGKNWYALGGQDWEPGQSKLSEVAQTAMVQNLLTEDNLPSYHREIAMNFSMDGPWGYWVNRWTAEENRHGIALRDYLVVTRAIDPVDLEITRMEQVTRGFSPGQNQQGDLFAESLFDSVMYVSFQELATRVSHRNTGKECNDPIADQLLARVSADENLHMIFYRDVSAAGLDIAPNQAMTSLHRVLRNFKMPGYTVPAFRRKAVIIAVGGVYDPRIHLDDVVMPILKKWRIFEREDFTGEAAALRDDLGKLIEELEDACDKFEVAKHRRLERERQVAEKKAMKNLLVTTASTA comes from the coding sequence ATGTCGCAAGACCTGACCGACCTGCAACTTCTTCATGAGCTCGAGCCCGTGGTCGAACAGAAGATCAACCGGCACATGGCCATGCGCAAGGACTGGAATCCGCACGACTACATCCCGTGGCAAGAAGGCAAGAACTGGTATGCCCTCGGCGGCCAGGACTGGGAGCCCGGCCAGTCGAAGCTCTCCGAAGTCGCGCAGACCGCGATGGTCCAGAATCTCCTGACCGAGGACAACCTGCCGTCGTACCACCGCGAGATCGCGATGAACTTCAGCATGGACGGCCCCTGGGGCTACTGGGTCAACCGGTGGACGGCCGAAGAGAACAGGCACGGCATCGCCCTGCGCGACTACCTGGTGGTGACCCGCGCCATCGATCCGGTGGACCTCGAGATCACCCGCATGGAGCAGGTCACCCGCGGCTTCTCGCCCGGCCAGAACCAGCAGGGCGACCTCTTCGCCGAGAGCCTGTTCGACTCGGTGATGTACGTGTCCTTCCAGGAGCTCGCGACCCGCGTGTCGCACCGCAACACCGGCAAGGAATGCAACGACCCGATTGCCGATCAGCTGCTGGCGCGTGTCTCCGCTGACGAGAACCTGCACATGATCTTCTACCGCGACGTCTCGGCCGCCGGCCTGGACATCGCCCCCAACCAGGCGATGACATCGCTGCACCGGGTGCTGCGCAACTTCAAGATGCCCGGATACACCGTGCCGGCGTTCCGTCGCAAGGCCGTCATCATCGCCGTCGGCGGGGTGTACGACCCGCGGATCCACCTCGACGACGTGGTGATGCCGATCCTCAAGAAGTGGCGCATCTTCGAACGTGAGGACTTCACCGGCGAAGCCGCCGCCCTGCGCGACGACCTCGGCAAGTTGATCGAAGAACTCGAAGACGCCTGCGACAAGTTCGAGGTGGCCAAGCACCGCCGCCTCGAGCGCGAGCGTCAGGTCGCCGAGAAGAAGGCCATGAAGAACCTCCTGGTCACGACCGCGTCGACGGCGTGA